The following proteins are encoded in a genomic region of Reichenbachiella sp.:
- a CDS encoding GNAT family N-acetyltransferase, translating into MKALKIQVLKHHDIDTALVLWQLFQRSYKVEADLVGVSDFPPLQRSSEAIQKSDTLFYGIWEKERLAAAIEVSFKNELLDVCSLVIDPDFFRQGLARQLLDFVEDEFNPQSCEVETASANMPAIKLYQKQGYVLIDQWMTSFHIEKVKLVKTKNS; encoded by the coding sequence TTGAAAGCCTTGAAGATCCAAGTCTTAAAACATCATGATATAGATACGGCACTAGTGCTTTGGCAGCTGTTTCAAAGATCCTATAAGGTAGAGGCGGATTTAGTGGGAGTGTCAGATTTCCCTCCACTTCAAAGGAGCTCAGAAGCTATACAAAAGAGCGATACGTTGTTTTATGGTATTTGGGAAAAAGAAAGGCTGGCTGCTGCAATTGAAGTATCATTCAAAAATGAACTCTTGGATGTATGCAGTTTGGTGATTGATCCAGATTTTTTTCGGCAAGGTTTAGCTCGTCAATTGTTGGATTTTGTAGAAGACGAATTCAATCCTCAAAGTTGTGAAGTAGAAACAGCCTCCGCTAATATGCCTGCTATTAAATTATATCAGAAGCAGGGGTATGTCCTGATTGATCAGTGGATGACTTCTTTCCATATTGAAAAAGTAAAACTAGTAAAAACAAAAAACAGCTAA
- a CDS encoding ATP-dependent zinc protease, translating into MEKIKIGRIDKIDLPEFGLENIEAKIDTGANRSSIHCSKIEHKDFEGVDSIIFSIPLAGNGEENSFHSADFFKKKIKSSSGHVEERYIIKTTVVLFGKRFKTSFSLTDRTDMKFPILLGRKLLAGHFVVDVQEKDLSFKLKNTLK; encoded by the coding sequence ATGGAGAAAATCAAAATAGGGAGAATAGATAAAATTGATCTTCCCGAATTCGGATTAGAAAATATTGAGGCCAAAATAGATACCGGTGCTAACCGTTCGTCGATCCATTGTTCTAAAATTGAACATAAAGACTTTGAAGGCGTAGACAGTATCATTTTTAGTATTCCATTGGCTGGCAACGGAGAGGAAAACTCTTTCCACAGTGCAGATTTTTTCAAGAAAAAGATCAAAAGCTCGTCAGGTCATGTGGAAGAGCGTTATATTATAAAGACGACCGTAGTGCTTTTCGGTAAGCGCTTTAAAACTTCCTTTTCATTAACCGACCGAACAGATATGAAGTTTCCCATATTGCTGGGAAGAAAGCTTTTAGCAGGACATTTTGTAGTCGACGTTCAGGAAAAGGATTTATCATTCAAACTAAAAAACACATTAAAATGA